CGCTACAGCTATACGTCCACAGGTATGCAAAAAAGATTTGACCACGATGTTCTCCACTCTTGAAAACTGATTCAACTAAGCCCACCAGGGATCTTCACCCGTGCGGAAATCGGTTTCCGTCCAAGGAACAAAACTAACTTTGTCATCAGCAACGACAGTATGTACCAAAGCCAGTGATAGCGGTGCAGGGCCACGTACTACCTTACCTGTGCTGTCATACTGAGAACCATGGCAGGGACAGATAAACTTGTTCTCACCGCCATTCCAGGGCACAACGCAGCCCAAGTGAGTGCACACTGCATTAAGGC
This is a stretch of genomic DNA from Cyanobacteriota bacterium. It encodes these proteins:
- a CDS encoding Rieske 2Fe-2S domain-containing protein yields the protein LNAVCTHLGCVVPWNGGENKFICPCHGSQYDSTGKVVRGPAPLSLALVHTVVADDKVSFVPWTETDFRTGEDPWWA